The following proteins come from a genomic window of Candidatus Neomarinimicrobiota bacterium:
- a CDS encoding DUF2231 domain-containing protein, with protein sequence MGSWHPQITHFPIALIISAFFFQIVAMLKSSWVCRSTPLWILGFAIVPALFSLLSGEQAAHLASTTRSLEDSAQALLARHDAFATFTVWMSLAVLVSWVWFFLKYPGDRRVDTAALFFLFLLALAVAATGYLGGELVLTYGVGVKM encoded by the coding sequence ATGGGCTCATGGCATCCGCAGATAACCCATTTCCCTATTGCTCTTATCATCAGCGCCTTCTTCTTTCAAATCGTCGCGATGTTGAAATCCTCATGGGTATGCCGGAGTACGCCCTTATGGATACTCGGTTTTGCCATTGTGCCAGCCCTTTTTTCTTTACTCTCTGGGGAACAGGCCGCCCATCTGGCCAGCACAACCCGGAGCCTGGAAGATTCCGCGCAAGCTCTCTTGGCCCGGCACGACGCTTTTGCCACGTTTACCGTCTGGATGTCTCTCGCCGTTCTCGTGTCATGGGTATGGTTCTTCCTGAAATACCCGGGTGACCGCAGGGTCGATACGGCTGCACTCTTTTTTCTGTTTCTCCTTGCCCTCGCCGTTGCCGCAACCGGTTATCTTGGAGGTGAGCTTGTGCTCACATATGGGGTCGGAGTTAAAATGTAG
- a CDS encoding NAD-dependent epimerase/dehydratase family protein — protein sequence MRILITGSSGYLGTELCRRSEKADSVAEVIGVDLVKPRESFSKLTFYQEDCVGDLSHIFDHHKIDTVVHLVFVLDPIHDSDKMYRVNVSSLENVLAHIEKYGTKRLLVTSSYTAYGAHPDNPVWITEDQPLRGNKDFQYSRDKTIIEDRLRDFQARSPKTEVVIARPALVAGPNISNFISRYLSKPIVPLVKDLEEEMQFLHEDDASEALFQLATAAPPGAYNLGPSSTVHPAEAARIMGGKPVSLRPGVLRFLTALGWTLRLKFLSEAPKSMISFMQYPCSIDGTKVERETGFRYRYSSFDAIHTLAETLRNR from the coding sequence ATGCGAATACTAATCACAGGATCGTCCGGATACTTGGGTACAGAGCTTTGCCGGAGGAGCGAAAAGGCGGATTCGGTTGCTGAAGTCATCGGAGTTGACCTCGTCAAACCGAGGGAGTCCTTTTCAAAACTCACCTTCTACCAGGAAGACTGCGTCGGCGACCTGTCACATATTTTCGACCACCACAAAATAGACACGGTAGTTCACCTGGTGTTCGTTCTGGATCCAATTCATGACTCAGACAAAATGTACAGGGTAAACGTGAGCAGTCTCGAGAACGTACTCGCTCACATAGAGAAGTATGGAACGAAACGTCTTCTCGTAACGAGTTCCTATACCGCGTATGGTGCTCATCCCGATAATCCCGTCTGGATAACCGAAGACCAACCGTTAAGGGGTAACAAAGACTTTCAATACTCAAGAGACAAAACGATCATAGAAGATCGTTTGAGAGATTTCCAGGCAAGGTCTCCCAAGACAGAGGTGGTCATTGCCCGGCCAGCCCTTGTTGCGGGACCCAATATTTCCAATTTCATTTCACGATACCTGAGCAAACCCATTGTCCCTCTTGTCAAGGATTTGGAAGAAGAGATGCAGTTTCTTCACGAAGATGACGCTTCCGAAGCACTCTTCCAGCTCGCAACAGCAGCTCCTCCCGGTGCATACAATCTAGGTCCCTCCAGTACGGTCCACCCGGCGGAGGCCGCCAGAATTATGGGAGGAAAACCCGTGAGTCTTCGTCCGGGGGTACTGCGGTTTCTCACTGCTCTGGGGTGGACCTTGCGTCTGAAGTTCCTGTCCGAGGCGCCCAAATCGATGATCAGTTTTATGCAATACCCGTGTTCGATAGATGGTACAAAGGTTGAGCGAGAAACCGGTTTTCGATACCGATACTCCTCTTTCGACGCTATCCACACTCTGGCCGAAACTCTCAGGAATCGATAA
- a CDS encoding choice-of-anchor D domain-containing protein, with amino-acid sequence METSAPTRGRMGDRVAMMLWRSPPCRSKLRRTEVSTARKHNHPERRKRTKRLKSGMNANRFAAMIHWEVGRMAPAATVLLLALSCSDFGQESEEKATIEVPSSVSFGSLTVGDSMDTAVVISNRGDLDLVIYSADLSGPDKGDFKILTPLDSVTVNPSNDTSLDLRFEPDSLGVKSATLTVNSNDPDAGNATINVSGIAVTPVATVTFSNDVQPIFNNDCAFTGCHVSDHVTGLDLTEGNSYLLLVNVTSYGYAPILRVKPFDADNSALWNKIAGVEGYGDRMPLGGTPLPEAKIDLIRTWIEEGAQNN; translated from the coding sequence GTGGAGACCTCCGCTCCGACTCGAGGGAGAATGGGGGACCGCGTGGCAATGATGTTGTGGCGTTCGCCCCCGTGTCGCTCTAAATTGAGGCGTACGGAAGTCTCTACTGCCAGGAAACACAACCATCCGGAAAGGCGTAAGAGGACAAAACGATTGAAAAGTGGTATGAATGCCAATAGATTTGCCGCAATGATCCACTGGGAAGTGGGGAGGATGGCGCCAGCCGCAACTGTTCTTCTCCTGGCCTTGAGCTGCTCTGATTTTGGGCAAGAATCCGAGGAAAAGGCAACGATCGAGGTGCCATCCTCCGTGAGTTTTGGATCCCTCACGGTGGGAGATAGCATGGACACGGCTGTCGTCATATCCAATAGGGGCGATCTCGATCTTGTCATCTATTCTGCGGATCTCTCAGGGCCGGATAAGGGCGATTTCAAGATATTGACACCCCTGGATTCGGTCACCGTGAATCCGAGTAATGACACGTCTTTGGACCTTCGATTTGAGCCCGATTCCCTGGGTGTCAAATCGGCGACACTTACTGTAAACAGCAACGATCCGGATGCTGGAAACGCCACCATCAACGTCTCGGGGATCGCCGTTACTCCCGTTGCCACTGTTACCTTTTCAAATGACGTTCAACCGATTTTCAACAACGACTGTGCCTTCACAGGATGCCACGTTTCCGATCACGTAACTGGGCTGGATCTGACGGAGGGAAACAGCTATTTGCTCCTGGTGAATGTTACTTCGTACGGATATGCCCCGATCCTCCGGGTTAAGCCGTTCGACGCCGATAATTCTGCTCTGTGGAATAAGATTGCTGGTGTTGAGGGTTACGGTGATCGAATGCCGCTGGGCGGAACACCGCTCCCGGAGGCCAAGATCGACCTCATCAGAACATGGATTGAAGAAGGAGCGCAAAACAACTAA
- a CDS encoding prolyl oligopeptidase family serine peptidase, translating into MGYIVTAVSIILLTARTSFTQGPEQGQRQVALHLKREIRKTVEVQYLLYVPPDYEKGDGKWPLLLFLHGMGERGNDLERVKIHGPANMISQGEDFPFVVVSPLCPRDQWWEVDALTVVLDAVIEQYRIDENRVYVTGLSMGGYGTWRLAYTNPGRFAAAVPICGGGDPEKVHLMANVPTWVFHGAKDKAVPLEMSQEMVDALKAAGGDVRFTVYPEAGHVEAWENAYGDPGLWEWLASQRRRD; encoded by the coding sequence ATGGGCTATATCGTAACAGCAGTTTCGATCATACTGTTGACTGCCAGAACCAGTTTCACACAAGGACCAGAGCAGGGACAACGGCAGGTTGCCCTGCATCTCAAGCGTGAGATCCGGAAGACGGTGGAGGTGCAGTACCTGCTGTACGTTCCTCCCGACTATGAAAAAGGCGATGGGAAGTGGCCGCTGTTGCTCTTCTTACACGGTATGGGCGAACGGGGGAATGACCTCGAACGGGTGAAGATTCACGGTCCTGCGAATATGATTTCCCAGGGTGAGGACTTCCCATTCGTCGTGGTGTCCCCCCTGTGTCCCAGGGACCAGTGGTGGGAAGTGGACGCACTCACCGTGGTCCTGGATGCCGTGATAGAGCAGTATCGAATCGATGAAAATCGGGTGTACGTAACAGGTCTCAGCATGGGCGGCTATGGTACATGGCGCCTTGCGTATACCAATCCCGGCCGCTTCGCGGCAGCGGTGCCGATCTGTGGCGGTGGAGACCCTGAGAAGGTACACTTGATGGCGAACGTTCCCACATGGGTATTCCATGGGGCAAAAGACAAGGCCGTACCCCTTGAGATGTCGCAAGAAATGGTTGATGCTCTCAAGGCCGCAGGCGGTGACGTCCGGTTCACGGTGTACCCGGAGGCGGGACACGTGGAAGCCTGGGAGAATGCGTACGGTGATCCTGGGCTCTGGGAGTGGCTGGCCAGCCAACGACGAAGGGATTAG